A region of Paucidesulfovibrio longus DSM 6739 DNA encodes the following proteins:
- a CDS encoding ArnT family glycosyltransferase: MHSLTHSMTRSLNERPGLWAFLIILTTFAVRVAYVASGQVTLVQDEAQYWDWTRHLQLTYYSKGPLIAWIIHLWTSVFGDTELGVRFGSIFGSVLTQAVLYLGIAKLWKQPRVALWTLFIYNTTVIFSGLSILMTTDNPFTLTWTCCLFLLYLGSRPLRGERAPWWPFALLSVAFGIGVLAKYTMLGFIGLAGLYWLILLRQKACPKGFFAKLATALGVGLFLGFLPTLIWNMQNDFVGYKHVLHLIGAQGKEARHLFDLQRVPEHLLAQIGLALPWWLFFMFVGSGRALRLAFRRRPPEDRAEIEERKRAALLMVLFLPVWLFFFFWSFHAKIMPNWTTVSYVAGCILAARAVDRALQKRDGFLQRHRKLLPALGIGLFLLMHTAQLLPLPSSIDPTRRVKGWRELGQVIEEHRLHDFADPDKVFIFSNLYDMTAALAFYTPGQPRTYCGWVDSRRMNQYDLWPGPDADKVGWDAVYVLKGYDDLPANEVQKMFDSFSDPIYVQTTFNGREARRFTLFLCKGYNGYWPKRHNQKF; the protein is encoded by the coding sequence ATGCACAGCCTGACCCATTCCATGACCCGCTCCCTCAACGAACGCCCCGGTCTTTGGGCTTTTCTGATCATCCTGACGACCTTCGCCGTCCGCGTCGCCTATGTGGCCAGCGGGCAGGTCACCCTCGTCCAGGACGAGGCGCAATACTGGGACTGGACCCGGCATCTTCAGCTGACCTACTATTCCAAAGGCCCGCTCATCGCCTGGATCATCCATCTCTGGACCAGCGTGTTCGGGGACACGGAACTGGGCGTGCGATTCGGGTCCATCTTCGGGTCCGTGCTCACCCAGGCCGTGCTCTACCTCGGCATCGCCAAGCTCTGGAAGCAGCCCCGCGTCGCGCTCTGGACCCTGTTCATCTACAATACCACCGTGATCTTCAGCGGCCTGAGCATCCTGATGACCACGGACAATCCCTTCACCCTGACCTGGACCTGCTGCCTTTTCCTGCTCTACCTCGGCTCCCGGCCCCTGCGGGGCGAGCGCGCTCCCTGGTGGCCTTTCGCGCTGCTCAGCGTGGCTTTCGGCATCGGCGTGCTGGCCAAGTACACCATGCTCGGCTTCATCGGTCTCGCCGGGCTCTACTGGCTGATCCTGCTGCGCCAGAAAGCCTGCCCCAAAGGATTTTTCGCCAAGCTGGCCACGGCTCTCGGCGTGGGCCTTTTCCTCGGATTTCTGCCCACCCTGATCTGGAACATGCAGAACGATTTCGTGGGCTACAAGCACGTGCTGCATCTCATCGGCGCGCAAGGCAAGGAGGCACGGCACCTCTTCGACCTCCAGCGCGTGCCGGAACACCTGCTCGCCCAGATCGGGCTGGCCCTGCCCTGGTGGCTCTTCTTCATGTTCGTCGGGTCCGGTCGCGCACTGCGCCTCGCTTTTCGCCGCCGCCCGCCCGAAGATCGCGCCGAGATCGAAGAGCGCAAGCGCGCCGCCCTGCTGATGGTCCTGTTTCTCCCGGTCTGGCTGTTCTTCTTCTTCTGGAGCTTCCACGCCAAGATAATGCCCAACTGGACCACGGTCAGCTACGTTGCGGGCTGCATTCTCGCGGCCCGCGCCGTGGACCGCGCGCTCCAGAAGCGGGACGGCTTTCTGCAGCGCCATCGCAAGCTGCTCCCCGCACTGGGCATCGGCCTTTTCCTGTTGATGCACACGGCCCAGCTCCTGCCGCTGCCGAGCAGCATCGACCCCACGCGCCGGGTCAAGGGTTGGCGCGAACTCGGGCAGGTCATCGAAGAGCACCGGCTGCACGACTTCGCCGATCCGGACAAGGTCTTCATCTTCAGCAATCTCTACGACATGACCGCGGCTCTGGCCTTCTACACCCCTGGCCAGCCCCGCACCTACTGCGGCTGGGTCGATTCGCGGCGCATGAACCAGTACGACCTCTGGCCCGGCCCGGACGCGGACAAGGTCGGCTGGGACGCGGTCTACGTGCTCAAAGGCTACGACGACCTGCCCGCCAACGAGGTCCAGAAGATGTTCGACAGCTTCAGCGATCCCATCTACGTGCAGACCACCTTCAATGGCCGCGAGGCCCGGCGCTTCACCCTCTTCCTCTGCAAGGGCTACAACGGCTACTGGCCAAAGCGCCACAACCAGAAATTTTAA
- a CDS encoding MarR family winged helix-turn-helix transcriptional regulator — translation MSSSYEQSPCSLAGALARLHVQAVQARLAPHKATAAEFPVLQCLWQRDGQTQSELCRSLSVEQPTLANTLNRMVRDNLVRKTKDTNDRRQVIIKLTRRGRELENVLSGSVDEVLAAAEQGLSAEEVRTYLELTRRMMDNLRQDLDQTPVVLDESLALAEEAEPTSTPPRPEEDAAEEEVLVLGDEYEVEA, via the coding sequence ATGTCTTCCAGCTACGAGCAGTCCCCTTGCTCCCTGGCCGGCGCCCTTGCCCGCCTCCATGTCCAGGCCGTCCAGGCCAGGCTGGCCCCGCACAAGGCCACCGCTGCCGAGTTTCCCGTATTGCAGTGTCTCTGGCAGCGCGACGGCCAAACCCAAAGCGAGCTTTGCCGCAGCCTCAGCGTGGAGCAGCCCACCCTGGCCAACACGCTGAACCGCATGGTGCGCGACAATCTCGTGCGCAAGACCAAGGATACCAACGACCGCCGCCAAGTGATCATCAAGCTGACCCGGCGCGGGCGCGAGCTGGAGAACGTGCTTTCCGGCAGCGTGGACGAGGTGCTCGCCGCCGCGGAGCAAGGGCTTTCCGCAGAGGAGGTCCGGACCTATCTCGAACTGACGAGACGCATGATGGACAATCTCCGCCAGGATCTGGACCAGACTCCGGTGGTCCTGGACGAATCCCTGGCCCTTGCGGAAGAGGCAGAGCCGACGTCCACGCCGCCGCGGCCCGAGGAGGATGCCGCGGAAGAGGAAGTGCTCGTGCTCGGCGACGAGTACGAGGTGGAAGCCTGA
- a CDS encoding ChbG/HpnK family deacetylase yields MFIIVNVDDLGLHPAVRRAVVALSTEGIVTSSTLMANGPDLEESARIGGVGLGVHMNVLRGRSVLQPRLVSSLLGDDDLFLGDYGKLMGRYFAGRVDLRQVESEWAAQIEKIMDLGVRPTHLDSEKHIHAWPGMMAVAGRLAERYGIRWVRRPRECAGLLRFDKGGLRTKFLNVCALMQKKPEAVSWPDRIWGIADQGERLLPDAFKEYMAGSNDRVVEICCHPGDPQEGDPPLPVEFGAMRVGSQWSVEFDRLSDPRWRDVLREMDARLVHYGQIRPEDIE; encoded by the coding sequence ATGTTCATCATCGTAAACGTGGACGACCTGGGCCTGCACCCTGCGGTGCGGCGGGCCGTGGTCGCCTTGTCGACAGAGGGCATCGTCACTTCCTCGACTCTCATGGCCAATGGACCGGACCTCGAAGAATCCGCGCGCATCGGCGGGGTCGGGCTGGGCGTGCACATGAACGTGCTGCGCGGCAGGTCCGTGCTCCAGCCGCGCCTCGTGTCCAGTCTCCTAGGGGACGACGATCTTTTTCTGGGCGACTACGGCAAGCTCATGGGCAGGTATTTTGCCGGGCGCGTGGACCTGCGCCAGGTCGAGTCCGAATGGGCGGCCCAGATCGAAAAAATCATGGACCTGGGCGTGCGTCCGACGCACCTGGACAGCGAAAAGCACATCCACGCCTGGCCGGGCATGATGGCCGTGGCCGGGCGGCTGGCCGAGCGCTACGGCATTCGCTGGGTGCGCAGGCCGCGGGAGTGCGCCGGGCTTCTGCGCTTCGACAAGGGCGGGCTGCGAACGAAATTCCTCAATGTCTGCGCCTTGATGCAGAAGAAGCCCGAAGCGGTGTCCTGGCCGGACCGCATCTGGGGCATCGCGGACCAGGGGGAGCGGTTGTTGCCCGACGCCTTCAAAGAGTATATGGCGGGCAGCAACGACCGGGTGGTGGAAATCTGCTGCCATCCCGGCGATCCGCAAGAGGGTGATCCGCCGCTTCCGGTCGAGTTCGGGGCCATGCGCGTCGGCTCCCAGTGGAGCGTCGAATTCGACCGGCTCTCTGATCCCCGCTGGCGCGACGTGCTGCGGGAGATGGACGCGCGGCTGGTCCACTACGGCCAGATCCGGCCCGAAGATATCGAATGA
- a CDS encoding glycosyltransferase family 2 protein, translating into MSKEIEVSIVTPMHNEELCVREFHTRISAALRGMGASHEIVLVNDGSTDSTPEIIRELAKQDPNLRGVFLARNRGQCTAIYAGIQQSRGRYVVIMDGDLQHKPEEVPSLIEEIRKGWDLVSGRRTDRSESMLLRRLPSRIANWMLRRSSGCQVQDMGGLSVLKGDLARSLQLREGHHRLIPALIHRMGGSVTEVPTTAPPRFAGKSHYGIGRSVDVLFDIVMLWFQNSFKQRPLYLFGRAALLLFLAASAIMTWLLYEKVFLGEHMGTRPPFLGAILLYIASLGAMSTGFILEALGDTLDSVLNRKNYVIREIVQQQNDETEG; encoded by the coding sequence ATGAGCAAAGAAATCGAAGTCAGCATCGTCACGCCCATGCACAACGAGGAACTCTGCGTGCGCGAGTTCCACACCCGCATCAGCGCGGCCCTGCGGGGCATGGGCGCAAGCCACGAGATCGTTCTGGTCAACGACGGCTCCACGGACTCCACGCCGGAGATCATCCGCGAGCTGGCAAAGCAGGACCCGAACCTGCGCGGCGTGTTCCTGGCACGCAACCGGGGCCAGTGCACGGCCATCTACGCGGGCATCCAGCAGAGCCGGGGCAGGTATGTCGTGATCATGGACGGCGACCTTCAGCACAAGCCCGAAGAGGTGCCCTCGCTCATCGAGGAAATCCGCAAGGGGTGGGATCTTGTTTCGGGCCGCCGCACGGACCGCAGCGAAAGCATGCTCCTGCGCCGCCTGCCGAGCCGCATCGCCAACTGGATGCTGCGCCGCAGCAGCGGCTGCCAGGTCCAGGACATGGGCGGCCTGTCCGTGCTCAAGGGCGACCTGGCCCGGTCGCTCCAGCTCCGCGAGGGGCACCACCGCCTGATTCCGGCCTTGATCCACCGCATGGGCGGATCGGTCACGGAAGTGCCGACCACGGCTCCGCCGCGCTTCGCGGGCAAGAGCCACTACGGCATCGGCCGCAGCGTGGACGTGCTCTTCGACATCGTCATGCTCTGGTTCCAGAACTCCTTCAAGCAGCGGCCCCTGTATCTTTTCGGGCGCGCCGCGCTGCTGCTCTTTCTGGCCGCCTCCGCGATCATGACCTGGCTGCTTTACGAAAAGGTCTTTCTGGGCGAGCACATGGGCACCCGTCCGCCTTTTCTGGGGGCGATCTTGCTCTACATCGCCTCCCTGGGGGCCATGTCCACGGGCTTCATCCTGGAAGCCCTCGGCGACACCCTGGACAGCGTCCTGAACCGCAAGAACTACGTGATTCGGGAAATCGTCCAGCAGCAGAACGATGAAACGGAAGGGTAG
- a CDS encoding NAD+ synthase — MKIAILQINSVVGDLDGNAERLRRGVEEARSAGAHFCVAPELALLGYPPRDLLLYPEVVRASQRVILNLAESLSDSLPLLVGAPEANLSGVGKPVYNSAYLLMEGEIVRTFRKTLLPTYDVFDEARYFESAESCTGGEYPRNTFRFMDRRIGVTICEDAWNDKDFHPICTYRNDPVDQLSREHLDLMINLSASPFSVGKQQMREAMLGAVAAKYGYPIVYANQTGGNDDLVFDGRSMAIGPDGKVFARACGFCEETLIVDLSEKSGRLDEDDFTPESETYRALVTGLRDYLNKSGFHRAVIGLSGGIDSALTAALAVHALGRGNVLGVLMPSPHSSKGSVDDSLELAKRLGIRTHTLPIGPLMESMQQTLAEPFRGLDPDVTEENIQARIRGNLLMAISNKTGAMLLATGNKSELAVGYCTIYGDMAGGFAPISDLPKTDVYRLAAWMNAEFGEIIPPAILTKAPSAELRPEQTDQDSLPDYETLDAILELHVEQRMAGREIKALGFADEVVDSVLGLVRRAEFKRRQAVPGVKVRARSFGSGWRMPVACKSPL; from the coding sequence GTGAAGATCGCAATACTTCAGATCAATTCCGTGGTCGGAGACCTGGACGGCAACGCCGAGCGACTGCGCCGCGGGGTCGAGGAAGCGCGGTCCGCCGGAGCGCATTTCTGCGTCGCGCCGGAGCTGGCCCTGCTGGGCTACCCCCCGCGCGACCTGCTGCTCTATCCCGAAGTGGTGCGCGCCTCCCAGCGGGTCATCCTCAATCTCGCGGAATCGCTTTCGGATTCGCTGCCGTTGCTGGTGGGCGCGCCGGAAGCCAACCTTTCCGGGGTGGGCAAGCCGGTCTACAACTCGGCGTATCTGCTCATGGAAGGGGAGATTGTCCGGACATTCCGCAAGACCCTGCTGCCCACCTACGACGTGTTCGACGAGGCGCGCTACTTCGAATCCGCCGAGTCCTGCACGGGCGGGGAATATCCGCGCAACACCTTTCGCTTCATGGATCGCCGCATCGGCGTGACCATCTGCGAGGACGCCTGGAACGACAAGGATTTCCATCCGATCTGCACCTATCGGAACGATCCGGTGGACCAGCTTTCCAGGGAGCACCTCGACCTGATGATCAACCTCTCCGCCTCGCCCTTCAGCGTGGGCAAGCAGCAGATGCGCGAGGCCATGCTCGGCGCGGTGGCCGCCAAATACGGTTACCCCATCGTCTACGCCAACCAGACCGGGGGCAACGACGATCTCGTCTTCGACGGCAGGAGCATGGCCATCGGCCCGGACGGCAAGGTCTTTGCCCGTGCCTGCGGCTTTTGCGAGGAAACCTTGATCGTGGACCTTTCCGAGAAATCCGGACGGCTGGACGAGGATGATTTCACGCCGGAATCCGAGACGTACCGCGCCCTGGTCACCGGGCTGCGGGACTACCTGAACAAAAGCGGATTCCACCGCGCCGTCATCGGCCTTTCCGGCGGCATCGACTCGGCCCTGACAGCGGCTCTGGCCGTGCACGCCCTGGGCCGGGGCAACGTGCTCGGCGTGCTCATGCCGTCGCCCCATTCGAGCAAGGGCAGCGTGGACGATTCCCTGGAGCTGGCCAAGCGCCTCGGCATCCGCACGCACACCCTGCCCATCGGCCCGCTCATGGAGTCCATGCAGCAGACGCTGGCAGAGCCTTTTCGGGGGCTCGACCCGGACGTGACCGAGGAAAACATCCAGGCGCGCATCCGCGGCAATCTGCTCATGGCCATCTCGAACAAGACGGGAGCCATGCTCCTGGCCACGGGCAACAAGAGCGAACTGGCCGTGGGCTACTGCACCATCTACGGCGACATGGCCGGAGGCTTCGCGCCCATCTCGGACCTGCCGAAGACGGACGTGTATCGGCTGGCCGCCTGGATGAACGCGGAATTCGGGGAGATCATCCCGCCCGCGATCCTCACCAAGGCCCCTTCGGCCGAGCTGCGGCCGGAACAGACCGACCAGGACAGCCTGCCCGATTACGAGACGCTCGACGCCATCCTGGAGCTGCACGTGGAGCAGCGCATGGCCGGGCGCGAGATCAAGGCCCTGGGCTTTGCGGATGAGGTTGTGGACAGCGTGCTCGGACTGGTCCGGCGGGCGGAGTTCAAACGCCGTCAGGCCGTGCCCGGAGTCAAGGTCAGGGCGCGTTCGTTCGGCTCAGGCTGGCGAATGCCGGTGGCCTGCAAGAGTCCGCTTTAG
- a CDS encoding DUF6691 family protein: protein MQLIYGLATGILFGILLQKARVLRYDKQLGALRLKDMTIVKYMLSAILVAMIGIYLLNDLGMIALKIKGTSLGAQILGGLIFGAGWALLGYCPGTSWGALGEGRYDALWGIFGGWAGSALYAEVYPTMQQSVLPLGDYGKLTLPALFGVNHWVVIAVLAAAFLGLFRFFERKGL from the coding sequence ATGCAGCTCATCTATGGACTCGCCACGGGCATCCTCTTCGGAATCCTGCTCCAGAAGGCCCGCGTGCTGCGCTACGACAAGCAGCTCGGCGCGCTGCGCCTCAAGGACATGACCATCGTCAAGTACATGCTTTCGGCCATTCTCGTGGCCATGATCGGAATCTATCTCCTCAACGACCTGGGCATGATCGCCCTCAAGATCAAGGGCACCTCCCTGGGCGCTCAGATCCTCGGCGGGTTGATCTTCGGTGCGGGTTGGGCCTTGCTCGGCTATTGCCCCGGCACCTCCTGGGGCGCTCTGGGCGAAGGCCGCTACGACGCGCTCTGGGGCATCTTCGGCGGCTGGGCCGGATCCGCGCTCTACGCCGAGGTCTACCCGACCATGCAGCAAAGCGTCCTGCCCCTGGGCGATTACGGCAAGCTGACCTTGCCCGCTCTGTTCGGCGTCAACCACTGGGTGGTCATCGCCGTGCTCGCCGCGGCCTTCCTGGGCCTGTTCCGATTCTTCGAGCGCAAGGGGCTTTGA
- a CDS encoding YeeE/YedE thiosulfate transporter family protein — MYDRSVSLHPRHTRTKEKHMSSSRSKAWSPYVAGALSGLVLVLSVWIAGEYFGASTSFVRTAGLIEQTVAPDHVSGLSYFMHYFEKNAGIDWQWMFVLGIFLGSFFSSNASGSFRWMAVPDSWKDRFGANAAKRGLVAFLGGTVALFGARLAGGCPSGHGLSGLAQLAASGYLALIMFFVGGLVVARLLYGRR; from the coding sequence ATGTATGATCGTAGTGTTTCACTGCATCCGCGACACACCAGAACGAAGGAGAAGCATATGTCCTCATCCCGTTCCAAAGCCTGGAGCCCCTATGTGGCGGGCGCTCTTTCCGGGCTCGTGCTCGTGTTGTCCGTCTGGATCGCCGGAGAGTACTTCGGCGCGTCCACATCCTTTGTCCGCACTGCCGGGCTCATCGAACAAACCGTAGCGCCGGACCATGTTTCCGGACTTTCCTATTTCATGCATTACTTCGAGAAGAACGCGGGCATCGACTGGCAGTGGATGTTCGTTCTCGGCATCTTCCTCGGCTCGTTCTTCTCGTCCAACGCCTCCGGCAGCTTCCGCTGGATGGCGGTTCCGGATTCCTGGAAAGATCGTTTCGGTGCGAATGCCGCTAAACGCGGTCTCGTGGCCTTTCTCGGCGGGACCGTGGCTCTTTTCGGCGCCCGGCTCGCGGGCGGCTGCCCCAGCGGGCACGGCCTTTCCGGACTGGCCCAGCTCGCGGCGAGCGGCTATCTGGCCTTGATCATGTTCTTTGTCGGCGGGCTCGTGGTCGCGCGCCTGCTCTACGGAAGGAGGTAG
- a CDS encoding MATE family efflux transporter — protein MDESGIRKAWNGPGGYSQVLSVGVPLVMSMVSNTVMQFTDRIFLANYSLDAIAASLPASITSFLFLAFFIGVADYVSVFVAQYMGAGKLERVGASLWQGIWFCVPSWIILASLGFAGEAIFSMAGHSHEILALEVTYFQILSFGAGFAVLSASLACFYSGRGLTKSVMIVNTIGAAVNIPLDYMLIYGIGPFPELGIAGAGLATVIGTALISVMFGVLIFRRSNEEAFHVLSAWRPDWRIFRRLMRFGLPGGVQFFVDMFAITFFVYIIGRLGKAELAATNIIISLDLLAFLPCVGFHIATSVLVGQSLGAGKPDHGARATGNAIRLSMLYMGGMSLLFLFAPHFLLELFRPLGMSDAEFEPVLEMGTIMLRFVAAYSLLDALMLMYSGALKGAGDTRFVMWTIGACSLGIMVVPLYLAVEWFGSGYMVPWTLLSFYVLVLALIFGLRFRQGKWRSMRVIEDDVWTEASVIKP, from the coding sequence ATGGACGAGAGCGGCATTCGCAAAGCCTGGAACGGTCCGGGAGGCTATTCCCAGGTACTTTCCGTGGGCGTGCCCCTGGTCATGAGCATGGTGTCCAATACCGTGATGCAGTTCACGGACAGGATCTTTCTGGCCAACTATTCGCTGGACGCCATCGCGGCATCGCTGCCCGCGAGCATCACCAGCTTTCTGTTCCTCGCCTTCTTCATCGGCGTTGCGGATTACGTCAGCGTCTTCGTGGCCCAGTACATGGGCGCGGGCAAGCTGGAGCGTGTGGGAGCTTCGCTCTGGCAGGGCATCTGGTTCTGCGTCCCGTCCTGGATCATCCTGGCGAGCCTGGGTTTCGCCGGGGAAGCCATCTTTTCCATGGCGGGACACTCGCACGAAATACTGGCCCTGGAAGTGACCTATTTCCAAATTCTCAGCTTCGGAGCGGGATTCGCGGTGCTCTCGGCGAGCCTGGCCTGCTTCTATTCCGGGCGCGGCCTGACGAAATCCGTGATGATCGTGAACACCATCGGCGCAGCGGTGAACATTCCCTTGGATTACATGCTGATATACGGAATCGGACCGTTTCCCGAATTGGGCATCGCCGGAGCGGGGTTGGCCACGGTCATAGGCACCGCGCTCATTTCCGTCATGTTCGGCGTGCTGATCTTCCGGCGCTCGAACGAGGAGGCTTTCCACGTGCTCAGCGCGTGGCGGCCGGACTGGCGCATTTTCCGCAGGCTGATGCGCTTCGGACTGCCCGGAGGGGTACAGTTCTTCGTGGACATGTTCGCGATCACCTTCTTCGTGTACATCATCGGCCGGCTGGGCAAGGCCGAGCTGGCCGCCACGAACATCATCATCTCCTTGGATCTCCTTGCTTTCCTGCCCTGCGTCGGTTTCCACATCGCCACCAGCGTGCTCGTGGGCCAGTCCCTGGGCGCGGGCAAGCCGGACCACGGCGCACGCGCCACGGGCAACGCCATCCGCCTGAGCATGCTCTACATGGGCGGCATGTCGCTTCTCTTTCTATTTGCGCCGCATTTCCTGCTGGAGCTGTTCCGGCCGCTGGGCATGAGCGACGCGGAGTTCGAGCCTGTCCTGGAGATGGGCACGATCATGCTGCGCTTCGTGGCGGCGTACAGCCTCCTGGACGCCTTGATGCTGATGTATTCGGGCGCGCTCAAGGGCGCGGGAGATACCCGTTTCGTAATGTGGACCATCGGGGCCTGCTCTTTGGGGATCATGGTCGTGCCGCTCTATCTGGCCGTGGAATGGTTCGGATCGGGCTACATGGTGCCCTGGACGCTGCTTTCGTTCTACGTGCTCGTGCTCGCGCTGATCTTCGGCCTACGCTTCCGGCAGGGAAAGTGGCGTTCCATGCGGGTCATCGAGGACGATGTCTGGACCGAGGCTTCCGTGATCAAGCCCTGA
- a CDS encoding asparagine synthase-related protein produces MSVLGDRLEQLFASLDREERVAVLLSGGVDSAVVAACAFAALGGRAVAVTLRSEFTSGCDAEWAARIAAHIGIAHLFGRVRLLDDPGILAHESDRCLRCKRILCAQARQLAPDALLLDGTNADDDPARPGRRALREYHVRSPLEECGLGKHHVRELAENLGLPNANRPSNSCLATRLIAGRVIRREDLARVARVEEVLREEGFEDVRARLDDLKMILEIPFGSEPLLEKAHARIMQTIKGLGLTLAGYVYRASGENRT; encoded by the coding sequence ATGAGCGTCCTCGGTGATCGATTGGAACAGCTCTTCGCGTCCCTGGACCGGGAAGAGCGCGTGGCCGTGCTCCTGTCCGGCGGGGTGGACAGCGCCGTGGTGGCCGCGTGCGCTTTTGCCGCTCTGGGCGGCAGGGCCGTGGCCGTGACCCTTCGCAGCGAGTTCACCTCCGGCTGCGATGCCGAATGGGCCGCGCGCATAGCCGCCCACATCGGCATTGCCCACCTCTTCGGGCGTGTGCGTCTTCTGGACGATCCCGGCATCCTCGCGCACGAGAGCGACCGCTGCCTGCGCTGCAAGCGGATTCTCTGCGCGCAGGCCAGACAACTCGCACCGGACGCCTTGCTGCTGGACGGAACAAACGCCGACGATGATCCCGCACGTCCGGGCAGGCGCGCCTTGCGCGAGTATCATGTCCGCTCGCCGCTGGAGGAGTGCGGCCTGGGCAAGCATCATGTCCGGGAACTGGCGGAAAACCTCGGTCTTCCCAACGCAAATCGTCCATCGAACAGTTGCTTGGCCACGCGCTTGATCGCGGGCCGAGTCATCCGGCGTGAAGACCTTGCCAGAGTGGCCCGCGTGGAGGAGGTTCTGCGCGAAGAGGGCTTCGAGGATGTGCGCGCCCGCCTGGACGATCTGAAGATGATCCTTGAAATCCCCTTTGGTTCCGAACCATTGCTTGAAAAAGCGCACGCCAGGATCATGCAGACGATCAAGGGCCTGGGGCTGACCCTGGCCGGGTATGTCTACCGCGCTTCCGGAGAAAATCGAACATGA
- a CDS encoding glycosyltransferase family 2 protein yields MALPTRVRPIRICAVILHYGDPTLTDRVRRQLLDSEHELAPDIRVLDNAAPIPAVGAWVRLPENIYWAGALRWTLERLEQDGSRYTHLWFLNNDISFATPGPMIRRVGQRLDWIESRLGPVGAYSPSALRNPYHAQMVRAADKQIRTVAYLDGIAPLFNLEALRAAGGIDLEGNPYGYGVDVVTSLRLHEAGCVVAVDHQVALRHTYHSTARTVSGFLEAASKAEHSYLAARLGQGYARRIDALQHDFTDYDRL; encoded by the coding sequence GTGGCCCTGCCAACGAGAGTCCGCCCCATACGAATCTGCGCCGTAATCCTGCATTACGGCGATCCGACGCTGACGGACCGGGTCCGGCGGCAGCTCCTGGATTCCGAGCACGAACTCGCGCCGGACATCCGCGTGCTGGACAATGCCGCACCGATTCCAGCGGTCGGAGCCTGGGTCCGGCTGCCGGAAAACATCTACTGGGCCGGAGCGCTGCGCTGGACCCTCGAACGCCTGGAGCAGGACGGCTCCCGCTACACGCATCTCTGGTTCCTGAACAACGACATTTCCTTTGCAACGCCCGGCCCCATGATCCGGCGCGTCGGCCAGCGGCTGGACTGGATCGAGTCCCGGCTCGGACCCGTGGGCGCGTACTCGCCGTCCGCCTTGCGCAACCCCTACCACGCGCAGATGGTCCGCGCGGCGGACAAGCAAATCCGCACGGTCGCCTATCTTGACGGAATCGCGCCTCTTTTCAATCTGGAAGCTCTGCGCGCCGCGGGCGGCATCGATCTGGAGGGCAACCCCTACGGATACGGGGTGGACGTCGTGACGAGCCTGCGCCTGCACGAAGCCGGGTGCGTCGTGGCCGTGGACCATCAGGTGGCCCTGCGCCACACCTACCACAGCACGGCCAGAACGGTTTCCGGTTTTCTGGAAGCCGCGTCCAAGGCCGAACATTCCTACCTTGCCGCCCGATTGGGCCAGGGCTACGCGCGCCGAATCGACGCGCTGCAACACGATTTCACGGACTACGACCGGCTTTGA